A genomic window from Gemmatimonadaceae bacterium includes:
- a CDS encoding TonB-dependent receptor plug domain-containing protein, producing the protein MTFHRALRNCLLVTAWITLDGSGRVAAQTSPWLTIDSAAVASSGARTLADLLAARVPGLSVTYLTGAPGIGAQVSARSSVGFSGSGRPALIVDGVLMRDDQQFIGERPDGQMLADHWNLPVEEIASVEVVLGAAGGMALDPGASRGAVVVTTHRAHGGAWTGRVFADARTVGAGTAIRPASTRTGDLSGGGSTYYCTLQLEAAGDCVPTGTWTHNPFPTGSPFAAGQRVRAGASAAGGLPFGLQGRVSGLTESDPGAMGSAIARHDVSLALALPRRGRWESELDLRVQQFSGDFLQYSTLRRAATYGPYDADSNLDQQTTYAREVAWAPAWASRRSSVGSRTRVSLTRTTSLALHTSGEWLTRYAARSAVWPWTGGGDAVYEADFESLRRAWTVSLEAREERQLGRIGLTAFASILQNSIVQADSFRTDVYPDVGEAFGSESRQRLTQDRSVQRLGARLVDRSGVSGGAGVRREAGFAPDEAAVLPFADLRWDWSPPSGAARSRLGIWTAYGEAVDPQGELHILGRRTATFSGLLVPGFERTRERELGAEAGWFSDAVLLSGRLFRRDVSDAVRYELGGFPGQPENVVRAGGIATRGGEIALRLSRRIGERSRVASTVWAAVAGSEHVGTFSSMILFGPGGVPNVSLRIAPQSPFGEISVHRRSFVDANLNGVVEPSELGDWEVADRGSLVPTRLYGATFEAVRGPVSVGGTLDGKAGHVRVRNDAGLCSGQRCEARYDPNTSLEDQAAAISLGSTLEDASFVRVREVWLRWEASDGRLGGMSLSFIGQNLLTFARSSGDDPETGTPYAAGLILGFYQQPIAPSVGLRVDFRGIGSARSTR; encoded by the coding sequence ATGACCTTCCATCGCGCGCTGCGCAACTGCCTACTCGTTACGGCGTGGATCACGCTCGACGGCTCGGGTCGAGTCGCCGCGCAAACGTCTCCGTGGTTGACCATCGACTCCGCAGCCGTAGCGTCGAGCGGCGCGCGTACGTTGGCTGACCTGCTCGCCGCGCGGGTGCCCGGGCTCAGCGTCACGTATCTCACTGGAGCGCCCGGAATCGGCGCACAGGTGTCAGCGCGCTCGAGTGTCGGGTTCTCCGGGTCGGGTCGACCCGCGCTGATCGTCGATGGCGTGCTGATGCGCGATGACCAGCAGTTTATCGGTGAGCGGCCGGATGGGCAGATGCTCGCGGATCACTGGAATTTGCCGGTCGAGGAAATCGCGAGCGTCGAGGTCGTGCTCGGTGCCGCAGGCGGGATGGCGCTGGACCCTGGTGCCAGTCGAGGCGCCGTCGTCGTGACGACGCATCGTGCGCACGGTGGCGCGTGGACCGGTCGCGTGTTTGCCGATGCGCGCACCGTGGGCGCGGGAACGGCCATCCGCCCTGCCAGCACGCGTACCGGGGACCTCAGTGGCGGTGGCAGCACGTACTACTGCACGCTGCAACTCGAGGCCGCGGGCGACTGCGTCCCGACGGGCACGTGGACCCATAATCCGTTCCCGACAGGTTCGCCGTTCGCTGCCGGCCAGCGCGTACGCGCCGGCGCATCGGCGGCCGGTGGACTGCCGTTCGGATTGCAGGGCCGAGTGTCCGGCCTCACCGAATCCGATCCCGGCGCGATGGGCTCCGCCATCGCGCGGCACGATGTGTCGCTCGCGCTGGCCTTGCCGCGGCGCGGGCGCTGGGAGTCGGAGCTCGACCTCCGCGTCCAGCAGTTCAGCGGTGACTTCCTGCAGTACTCGACGTTGCGCCGAGCGGCGACCTACGGGCCCTACGATGCCGACTCCAACCTCGATCAGCAGACCACCTACGCGCGGGAAGTGGCGTGGGCCCCGGCGTGGGCCAGTCGGCGGTCGAGCGTGGGAAGTCGCACACGCGTGTCCTTGACGCGGACGACCTCACTGGCCCTGCATACGAGTGGCGAGTGGCTCACGCGCTACGCCGCACGCTCGGCCGTGTGGCCCTGGACGGGCGGTGGAGACGCCGTCTACGAGGCCGACTTCGAGTCGCTGCGGCGCGCGTGGACCGTGTCGCTGGAGGCGCGTGAGGAGCGACAGCTCGGTCGCATCGGCCTCACGGCATTCGCATCCATCCTGCAGAACTCCATCGTGCAGGCGGACTCGTTTCGCACGGATGTCTATCCCGACGTTGGGGAGGCGTTCGGTTCCGAGAGCCGCCAGCGCCTGACACAGGATCGCAGCGTGCAGCGACTCGGGGCGCGACTCGTGGATCGCAGCGGTGTCAGCGGCGGTGCGGGGGTACGTCGCGAAGCCGGCTTCGCCCCGGACGAGGCCGCCGTCCTGCCGTTCGCCGACCTCCGCTGGGATTGGTCGCCGCCGTCGGGGGCCGCACGCTCGCGACTTGGCATCTGGACGGCGTACGGCGAGGCAGTGGACCCACAAGGTGAACTCCACATCCTCGGGCGTCGCACGGCGACGTTCTCCGGGCTACTGGTTCCGGGATTCGAACGGACGCGCGAACGCGAGCTCGGCGCTGAGGCCGGATGGTTCAGCGACGCGGTGCTGCTCTCCGGCCGGCTGTTCCGCCGCGACGTCTCGGACGCGGTTCGATACGAGCTCGGCGGATTCCCTGGCCAGCCCGAGAATGTCGTGCGCGCGGGCGGCATCGCGACGCGCGGTGGGGAGATTGCGCTGCGCTTGAGTCGACGCATCGGCGAGCGCTCGCGCGTAGCCTCGACCGTATGGGCGGCCGTCGCAGGCAGCGAGCACGTCGGCACGTTTTCATCGATGATTCTCTTTGGCCCGGGCGGCGTTCCGAACGTGTCGCTGCGCATCGCCCCCCAGTCCCCGTTCGGCGAGATCAGTGTCCACCGTCGCAGTTTCGTCGACGCGAACTTGAATGGGGTCGTCGAGCCATCGGAGCTCGGGGACTGGGAGGTGGCCGACCGCGGGTCGCTGGTACCGACCCGTCTGTACGGCGCCACCTTCGAGGCCGTGCGAGGCCCCGTGTCCGTCGGCGGCACGCTCGACGGGAAGGCTGGTCACGTGCGCGTCCGCAATGACGCCGGCCTGTGTAGCGGGCAGCGCTGTGAGGCGCGCTACGACCCGAACACGTCACTCGAAGACCAAGCTGCCGCAATCTCCCTCGGTTCGACGCTCGAGGATGCGAGTTTCGTGCGGGTGCGCGAAGTCTGGCTGCGCTGGGAGGCATCCGACGGGCGTCTCGGCGGGATGTCCCTCTCGTTCATCGGTCAGAACCTGCTGACCTTCGCGCGGTCCTCGGGAGATGATCCCGAGACGGGGACGCCGTACGCGGCCGGCCTCATCCTCGGGTTCTACCAGCAACCCATCGCGCCTAGCGTCGGGCTCCGGGTCGACTTCCGCGGGATCGGTTCGGCGCGCTCAACCCGTTGA
- a CDS encoding dihydroorotase has translation MSALLVKGGRIIDPSQHLDAVGDVLLVDGEVAQCGGSISAPAGATVVDAKGLVVAPGLIDVHVHLREPGREDVETVASGAHAAVAGGFTAVCAMPNTKPVTDNQATVGFVKRQGEAAGFARVYPIGAISVGQQGETLAEFGEMVAAGAVAFSDDGKPVENTQLMRTAMEYALTFNVPIVEHCEVMSLAHGGSMNEGIVSARLGLKGIPPEAEEIDVARCILLAKRTGGHVHLCHLSTKGSVDLVRWGKAQGINVTSEVCSHHISLTEDAVEGYNTNAKMNPPLRTKADVEALQQGLKDGTIDLLVTDHAPHHYDEKEREFADAPNGIVGLETALGVNITYLVETGILSLNDMVNRMSCLAAKIWHLPGGTLVQGSIADVTVFDPKRQWVVDPAQFKSKGRNTPYGGHRLTGQAICTIVGGKIVHRVD, from the coding sequence GTGAGCGCGCTACTCGTGAAGGGCGGGCGGATCATCGACCCCTCGCAGCACCTCGACGCTGTCGGCGATGTGCTGCTCGTGGACGGCGAGGTCGCCCAGTGCGGCGGCTCGATCTCCGCGCCTGCGGGCGCGACGGTCGTGGACGCCAAGGGGCTCGTCGTCGCACCAGGACTCATCGACGTCCACGTCCACCTGCGCGAGCCGGGTAGGGAAGACGTCGAGACCGTCGCCAGCGGTGCCCACGCCGCCGTGGCCGGTGGCTTCACGGCCGTCTGCGCGATGCCCAACACCAAGCCGGTGACCGACAACCAGGCAACGGTGGGCTTCGTGAAGCGGCAGGGTGAGGCTGCAGGCTTCGCCCGCGTGTATCCCATCGGCGCCATCTCCGTGGGCCAGCAGGGCGAGACCCTCGCCGAGTTCGGCGAGATGGTCGCCGCCGGCGCGGTCGCGTTCTCCGACGACGGCAAGCCGGTGGAGAACACGCAGCTGATGCGCACCGCGATGGAGTACGCACTCACGTTCAACGTGCCGATCGTCGAGCACTGCGAGGTGATGTCGCTGGCGCACGGCGGCTCGATGAACGAAGGCATCGTCTCGGCGCGCCTGGGCCTCAAGGGCATTCCCCCCGAGGCCGAGGAGATCGACGTCGCGCGCTGCATCCTGCTCGCCAAGCGCACCGGTGGCCACGTGCACCTCTGCCACCTGAGCACCAAGGGCTCGGTGGACTTGGTGCGCTGGGGCAAGGCTCAGGGCATCAACGTCACGTCGGAAGTCTGTTCGCACCACATCTCCCTCACCGAAGATGCGGTGGAAGGCTACAACACCAACGCCAAGATGAATCCGCCGCTGCGCACCAAGGCGGACGTCGAGGCGCTGCAGCAGGGCCTCAAGGACGGCACGATCGACCTGCTCGTGACCGACCACGCACCGCACCACTACGACGAGAAGGAACGCGAGTTCGCCGATGCGCCCAACGGCATCGTCGGGCTCGAGACGGCGCTCGGTGTGAACATCACCTATCTCGTCGAGACGGGCATCCTGTCGCTCAACGATATGGTGAACCGGATGAGCTGTCTGGCCGCGAAGATCTGGCACCTGCCAGGCGGCACGCTGGTACAGGGCAGCATCGCCGACGTGACCGTCTTCGACCCCAAGCGGCAGTGGGTCGTGGACCCCGCGCAGTTCAAGTCGAAGGGCCGCAACACGCCCTATGGCGGGCACCGCCTTACGGGTCAGGCGATTTGTACCATCGTGGGCGGGAAGATCGTCCACCGAGTGGACTAA
- a CDS encoding VWA domain-containing protein: MTVGGLAFAAPWALLGLLPVLGWMLWRRRRRPPALVHARAALLAEGPRRGRWTARALVLLRAVALLALVVAVARPRTGARTETLRGDGISIVLAMDISSSMLAEDFQPANRLQVAKETAKEFIAARETDQVGLVSFAGEALTQVPLTLDYPVVLAAVDNLQPGQLEDGTAIGTALITATNRLRDAAGRSRVVILLTDGENNRGAIDPRTAAQAAAAMGIRVHTVGIGSEGVAPVPVGRGVFGLRYENRPVRIDEALLEDIAATTGGRYQRARDAEALRRTYQQIDALERAPMREARLVRFRDWYLWPLGIAMFALLLELGLLWRRGPLP, translated from the coding sequence ATGACGGTCGGCGGACTCGCCTTCGCGGCGCCCTGGGCGCTGCTCGGGCTCCTCCCGGTGCTCGGGTGGATGCTCTGGCGCCGTCGCCGTCGTCCGCCGGCGCTGGTGCACGCCCGCGCGGCGCTGCTCGCCGAGGGACCACGGCGCGGGCGCTGGACGGCACGCGCCCTGGTACTCCTGCGCGCGGTGGCGTTGCTGGCGCTCGTGGTGGCCGTCGCACGGCCGCGCACCGGCGCGCGCACCGAGACGCTCCGCGGGGACGGCATCAGCATCGTGCTCGCGATGGACATCTCGAGCTCGATGCTGGCCGAGGACTTCCAGCCGGCCAACCGCCTGCAGGTGGCGAAGGAGACGGCGAAGGAATTCATCGCCGCCCGCGAGACCGACCAGGTGGGGCTCGTCTCCTTCGCCGGCGAGGCGCTGACGCAGGTGCCGTTGACGCTCGACTACCCCGTGGTGCTGGCGGCGGTGGACAACCTGCAGCCCGGGCAGCTGGAGGACGGCACGGCCATCGGTACGGCCCTCATCACGGCGACCAACCGATTGCGCGATGCCGCCGGCCGCTCCCGCGTGGTCATCCTGCTCACGGACGGCGAGAACAACCGCGGCGCGATCGACCCGCGCACGGCGGCCCAGGCCGCCGCCGCGATGGGAATCCGCGTGCACACGGTAGGCATCGGCAGCGAAGGTGTGGCCCCGGTGCCGGTGGGGCGGGGCGTCTTCGGCCTGCGGTATGAGAACCGACCGGTGCGTATCGACGAGGCCTTGCTCGAGGACATCGCCGCCACCACCGGCGGCCGATACCAGCGGGCGCGCGACGCCGAGGCGCTGCGTCGCACTTATCAGCAGATCGACGCGCTCGAGCGCGCTCCGATGCGCGAGGCGCGCCTCGTGCGATTCCGCGACTGGTACCTGTGGCCGCTGGGCATCGCGATGTTCGCGTTGCTGCTGGAGTTGGGCCTGCTTTGGCGCCGAGGGCCGTTGCCGTGA
- the pyrR gene encoding bifunctional pyr operon transcriptional regulator/uracil phosphoribosyltransferase PyrR: protein MPAAPLVLLDARAVARTISRMADEILERNAGTDRLILVGIQRRGVQIAERIAKVIQEREGASVPLGALDITLYRDDLQTVGPRPVVGQTHLPKALEGQAVVIVDDVLFTGRTIRAALDELADFGRPSRIMLAVLVDRGGRELPIHADVVGQTVTVPPGGRVDVLVPELDGKDEVTMVGGGP, encoded by the coding sequence ATGCCCGCCGCCCCCTTGGTCCTGTTGGATGCGCGCGCCGTCGCGCGCACGATCTCGCGTATGGCCGACGAGATCCTCGAGCGAAATGCCGGCACCGACCGCCTCATCCTCGTCGGCATCCAGCGCCGTGGCGTCCAGATCGCCGAGCGCATCGCCAAGGTGATCCAGGAGCGCGAAGGCGCTTCGGTCCCGCTCGGCGCCCTCGACATCACGCTCTACCGCGATGACCTGCAGACCGTCGGGCCGCGCCCGGTGGTCGGCCAGACGCACCTACCGAAGGCGCTCGAGGGCCAGGCGGTGGTCATCGTCGACGACGTGCTCTTCACGGGGCGCACCATTCGCGCCGCGCTCGACGAGCTCGCCGACTTCGGTCGCCCCTCGCGCATTATGCTCGCCGTCCTCGTGGACCGCGGCGGCCGGGAGCTGCCCATCCACGCTGACGTCGTCGGGCAGACGGTGACGGTGCCGCCCGGCGGCCGCGTCGACGTCCTGGTGCCGGAACTCGACGGCAAGGACGAGGTCACGATGGTCGGAGGTGGACCGTGA
- a CDS encoding aspartate carbamoyltransferase catalytic subunit has protein sequence MSLLGKDLVGLAGLSREQISTILDVAEPLREVSERAIKKVPTLRGMTVVNLFFEASTRTRISFEFAEKRMSADTVNVAASGSSVSKGETLVDTARNLEAMKIDMVVIRHGSSGAARFLAERIESNVINAGDGTHEHPTQGLLDLLTLRQRFGTLEGKRVCICGDVLHSRVARSNIWGLKALGAEVAVCGPRSLLPNAIGEMGVQVFSRIEQAIEWADALNVLRLQLERMQAGYIPSLREYNRVFGVTRARLEKAPRDLLILHPGPMNRGVEIDSDVADGPHSVILDQVTNGVAVRMAVLYLLAGQKAALADVAKGGAA, from the coding sequence GTGAGCCTCCTCGGCAAGGACCTGGTCGGGCTCGCCGGCCTGAGCCGTGAGCAAATCAGCACCATCCTCGACGTCGCCGAGCCCCTCCGGGAAGTCTCTGAGCGCGCGATCAAGAAGGTTCCGACCCTCCGCGGGATGACGGTCGTGAACCTCTTTTTTGAGGCCTCCACCCGCACGCGCATCTCGTTCGAGTTCGCCGAGAAGCGGATGAGCGCCGACACGGTCAACGTGGCCGCCTCCGGCTCCAGCGTCTCCAAGGGCGAGACCCTCGTGGACACGGCGCGGAACCTCGAGGCGATGAAGATCGATATGGTCGTCATCCGCCACGGCTCGTCGGGCGCCGCACGATTCTTGGCTGAACGCATCGAGAGCAACGTCATCAACGCCGGCGACGGCACGCACGAGCACCCCACGCAGGGCCTGCTCGACCTGCTCACGCTGCGCCAGCGCTTCGGCACGCTCGAGGGCAAGCGAGTCTGCATCTGTGGCGACGTGCTGCACTCGCGCGTGGCCCGCAGCAACATCTGGGGCCTCAAGGCGCTGGGCGCCGAGGTGGCCGTCTGCGGCCCGCGCTCGCTGCTGCCCAACGCCATCGGCGAAATGGGCGTGCAGGTGTTCAGCCGCATCGAACAGGCCATCGAGTGGGCCGACGCGCTCAACGTCCTGCGCCTGCAGCTCGAGCGGATGCAGGCCGGCTACATCCCGTCGCTGCGCGAGTACAACCGCGTCTTCGGCGTCACGCGTGCGCGGCTCGAGAAGGCCCCGCGCGACCTTCTCATCCTCCATCCCGGGCCGATGAATCGCGGCGTCGAGATCGACTCCGACGTCGCCGATGGGCCGCACTCCGTGATCCTCGACCAAGTGACCAACGGCGTGGCCGTGCGTATGGCCGTGCTCTATCTCCTCGCCGGCCAGAAGGCCGCGCTCGCTGACGTCGCCAAGGGAGGTGCCGCGTGA
- a CDS encoding MoxR family ATPase, with protein sequence MAAPSPLPKAILDQVSQRVVGQQQMVERLLIALLTGGHVLLEGVPGLAKTLTVRTLAETVRTSFSRIQFTPDLLPADVIGTQVFDQGTGQFSVKAGPIFANIVLADEINRAPAKVQAALLEAMQEKQVTIGGTSFVLEEPFLVLATQNPIEQEGTYPLPEAQVDRFMLKLRVGYPTRDEEREIMRRMAGGEDIPVDAVADPAELLSARKTIAALHLDDRLVDYIVNLVHATRVPREAGLDDIAPLVEYGASPRATIALAQAARAHAWLRGRDFVSPDDVKAIAPDVLRHRVLMTFEAEAENVSSDAVITRILDRIAAP encoded by the coding sequence ATGGCCGCACCCTCTCCGCTCCCGAAGGCAATCCTCGACCAGGTCTCCCAGCGCGTCGTCGGCCAGCAGCAGATGGTCGAACGGCTGCTCATCGCCCTGCTCACGGGCGGGCACGTGCTGCTCGAGGGCGTACCGGGCCTGGCCAAGACGCTGACGGTGCGCACGCTGGCCGAGACGGTGCGGACGAGCTTCTCGCGCATCCAGTTCACGCCGGACTTGCTGCCGGCCGACGTCATCGGCACGCAGGTCTTCGACCAGGGCACCGGTCAGTTCTCCGTGAAGGCGGGGCCGATCTTCGCCAACATCGTGCTCGCCGACGAGATCAACCGCGCGCCGGCCAAGGTGCAGGCGGCGCTGCTCGAGGCGATGCAGGAGAAGCAGGTGACGATCGGCGGGACCAGCTTCGTCCTCGAGGAGCCATTCCTCGTGCTGGCCACGCAGAATCCGATCGAACAGGAAGGCACCTACCCGCTGCCGGAAGCGCAGGTGGACCGCTTTATGCTCAAGCTGCGTGTCGGCTATCCGACGCGCGACGAGGAGCGGGAGATTATGCGGCGGATGGCCGGGGGCGAGGACATCCCCGTGGACGCGGTGGCCGATCCCGCCGAGCTGCTCTCGGCCCGCAAGACCATCGCCGCGCTGCATCTCGACGACCGCCTCGTCGACTACATCGTGAACCTCGTGCACGCCACGCGCGTCCCGCGCGAGGCCGGGCTCGACGACATCGCGCCGCTGGTGGAGTACGGCGCGAGCCCGCGCGCGACGATCGCGCTGGCCCAGGCCGCCCGCGCCCACGCTTGGCTGCGCGGCCGTGACTTCGTCTCGCCGGATGACGTGAAGGCCATCGCGCCCGACGTGCTGCGGCACCGCGTCCTGATGACCTTCGAGGCCGAGGCCGAGAACGTCTCGAGCGACGCGGTCATCACGCGCATCCTCGACCGCATCGCCGCCCCGTGA
- a CDS encoding segregation/condensation protein A produces the protein MLTSPANDAQGSTPFVVDLTGFNGPLDLLLSLIRDEQLDIYDIPVARICEQFLGKMHELQLNEAAEYLEMAARLIRIKAQMLLPRKAEGDEWEDPRAELVRRLLEYQQMREVVDVLERLGEDRRSRFARTYTGQPAAPPPAPLALALGDLLIAVDRVLRAAKRPTIHEVIPRALDVDGAMQTVRAILALRARLRFRELVRDDAEPWEVLSALLGLLELGKRNEVHLTQPRPFADVEIRRESAGEAA, from the coding sequence TTGCTCACTTCTCCCGCCAACGACGCCCAGGGCAGCACCCCCTTCGTCGTTGACCTGACGGGCTTCAACGGCCCGCTCGACCTGCTCCTCTCGCTCATCCGCGACGAGCAGCTCGACATCTACGACATCCCAGTCGCCCGCATCTGCGAGCAGTTCCTCGGCAAGATGCACGAGCTGCAGCTCAACGAGGCGGCGGAGTACCTCGAGATGGCCGCACGGCTCATCCGCATCAAGGCGCAGATGCTGCTGCCGCGGAAGGCCGAGGGCGACGAGTGGGAGGATCCGCGGGCCGAACTCGTCCGCCGCCTGCTGGAGTACCAGCAGATGCGCGAGGTCGTCGACGTGCTCGAGCGCCTGGGCGAGGACCGTCGCTCGCGCTTCGCGCGCACCTACACCGGCCAGCCCGCGGCACCGCCGCCGGCGCCGTTGGCCCTGGCCCTGGGCGACCTGCTCATCGCCGTGGACCGCGTCCTGCGCGCCGCCAAGCGCCCGACGATCCACGAAGTCATCCCGCGGGCCCTCGACGTGGACGGTGCGATGCAGACCGTGCGCGCCATCCTCGCCCTGCGCGCCCGCCTGCGCTTCCGTGAACTCGTCCGCGACGACGCCGAGCCGTGGGAGGTGCTGAGCGCGCTGCTCGGCCTGCTCGAGCTGGGCAAGCGCAACGAAGTCCACCTGACCCAACCCCGACCGTTTGCAGACGTGGAGATCCGCCGTGAATCCGCTGGCGAAGCTGCTTGA
- a CDS encoding rRNA pseudouridine synthase, whose protein sequence is MTHEAMRIQRALARAGIASRRKAEELVTAGRVRVNGEVARTGQTVTPGSDRITVDGKPVELPASAKWLVLHKPAGVLTTRSDPQGRRTVFDLVKDEPGLTYVGRLDYMTEGVLLLTTDGDAAHTLTHPSSQVPRTYVATVRGSVKAAAAEIRAGVELEDGPVRPESVSVEPGERPRTWDLTLTIREGRTREVRRLCEHVGLEVLRLVRTSFGPVQLGSLAAGTTRTLTTKERTLLDALLHT, encoded by the coding sequence GTGACCCACGAGGCGATGCGCATCCAGCGTGCCCTGGCGCGCGCCGGCATCGCGTCGCGGCGCAAGGCAGAGGAGTTGGTCACGGCCGGGCGCGTGCGCGTCAACGGCGAAGTCGCCCGCACCGGGCAGACCGTCACGCCCGGCAGTGACCGCATCACGGTGGACGGCAAGCCGGTGGAGTTGCCGGCATCGGCCAAGTGGCTCGTGCTCCACAAGCCGGCCGGCGTGCTGACCACCCGCAGCGATCCGCAAGGACGCCGCACCGTCTTCGACCTCGTCAAGGACGAGCCCGGCCTCACGTACGTCGGGCGTCTGGACTATATGACCGAAGGCGTGCTGCTCCTCACCACCGATGGCGACGCGGCCCACACGCTGACGCATCCCAGCTCGCAGGTGCCGCGCACCTACGTGGCCACCGTACGCGGCTCGGTGAAGGCCGCGGCGGCGGAGATCCGTGCCGGCGTGGAGCTGGAAGACGGCCCGGTGCGCCCGGAGAGCGTCTCCGTCGAGCCTGGCGAGCGGCCGCGCACCTGGGATCTCACGCTGACCATCCGCGAAGGGCGCACCCGCGAAGTCCGCCGCCTCTGCGAGCACGTCGGACTGGAGGTGCTGCGCCTGGTGCGCACGTCCTTCGGTCCCGTGCAACTCGGCAGCCTCGCCGCGGGTACCACTCGCACGTTGACGACCAAGGAGCGCACCCTGCTCGACGCGCTCCTCCACACCTGA
- a CDS encoding DUF58 domain-containing protein: MPPEVLRQVRRIELRTRGLVNSRFTGEYHSVFKGMGMEFAEVREYQPGDEVRTIDWNVSARMRKLFVKRFVEERELTVLLLVDSSGSSRGGSGVQDKRGMAAEMAAVFALTATRNNDRVGLLLHSDRVEHVVPPKKGRRHALRLVRDVLAARALERGTDLGAACDYAARLLPHRSIVFVVSDFVSPDYEQPLTRLARRHDVIAVVLDDPGERELPNVGVARLRDAETGALAEVDTSDPTVRARYAAHLRQEREARQALLRRLGVDEVLVPLEQGYVEAMVKFFRARETRARRR, encoded by the coding sequence GTGCCGCCGGAAGTCCTGCGGCAGGTGCGGCGCATCGAGCTGCGCACGCGCGGCCTCGTGAACTCGCGCTTCACCGGCGAGTACCATTCCGTCTTCAAGGGGATGGGGATGGAGTTCGCCGAGGTGCGCGAGTACCAGCCGGGCGACGAAGTGCGCACCATCGACTGGAACGTCTCGGCGAGGATGCGCAAGCTCTTCGTCAAGCGCTTCGTCGAGGAGCGCGAGCTCACCGTGCTGCTGCTGGTGGACAGTTCGGGCTCCAGCCGAGGCGGTTCGGGCGTGCAGGACAAGCGCGGGATGGCCGCCGAGATGGCGGCGGTGTTCGCGCTCACCGCCACGCGCAACAACGACCGCGTCGGGCTGCTGCTGCATTCGGATCGCGTGGAGCACGTGGTGCCGCCCAAGAAGGGCCGCCGGCACGCGCTGCGGCTCGTGCGCGACGTGCTCGCGGCGCGGGCGCTGGAGCGCGGCACCGACCTCGGCGCGGCGTGCGACTATGCCGCCCGCCTCTTGCCGCACCGCAGCATCGTGTTCGTGGTCTCGGATTTCGTGTCGCCGGACTACGAGCAACCGCTCACCCGCCTCGCGCGGCGGCACGACGTCATCGCCGTGGTGCTCGACGATCCCGGCGAGCGCGAGCTGCCGAACGTCGGCGTGGCGCGCCTGCGCGATGCCGAGACTGGCGCGCTGGCGGAGGTCGATACCAGCGATCCGACCGTGCGCGCGCGCTATGCGGCGCATCTCCGTCAGGAACGTGAGGCGCGGCAGGCGCTGCTGCGGCGCCTTGGCGTGGACGAGGTGCTCGTGCCGCTCGAGCAGGGCTACGTCGAGGCGATGGTGAAGTTCTTCCGCGCACGCGAGACGCGGGCCCGTCGCCGATGA
- the rpsT gene encoding 30S ribosomal protein S20 — protein MATTLPRLWEGASALRDITSAREFGPVPRIASAKKNLRKTKTATARNRAQRSTLRTALKTAKAASASPAEKLKATQLLDRAARKGLIHKNAAARQKSSIAKAK, from the coding sequence ATGGCGACTACACTTCCGAGGCTATGGGAGGGCGCATCGGCCCTCCGCGACATCACATCTGCTAGAGAGTTTGGACCAGTGCCGAGAATCGCGTCCGCGAAGAAGAACCTGCGCAAGACCAAGACGGCGACCGCGCGCAACCGTGCGCAGCGTTCGACGCTCCGGACGGCGCTCAAGACGGCCAAGGCCGCCAGCGCGAGCCCGGCCGAGAAGCTCAAGGCCACGCAGCTGCTCGACCGTGCCGCCCGCAAGGGCCTGATTCATAAGAACGCCGCCGCGCGCCAGAAGTCGTCAATCGCGAAGGCGAAGTAA
- the scpB gene encoding SMC-Scp complex subunit ScpB: protein MNPLAKLLEAALFASPRPIATDELAALDPEASPAAVQSALDELREHYDVDGHGVELVEVGGGWQVLTRPEYTEAIERAQMAVRPQRLSPAALETLAIIAYRQPIGRAEVSEIRGVDVGAVIKSLHERGLIDVVGRAEGLGRPLLYGTTAMFLEQFALRHLGELPRVDELAIALRKDGQPPVMAVDEIDGATAAPATEPAVEAAATEGVPAA from the coding sequence GTGAATCCGCTGGCGAAGCTGCTTGAGGCCGCGCTCTTCGCGAGCCCGCGCCCCATCGCGACCGACGAGCTTGCCGCACTCGACCCCGAGGCCTCGCCGGCTGCGGTGCAGAGCGCGCTCGACGAGTTGCGCGAGCACTATGACGTGGACGGCCACGGCGTCGAGCTGGTGGAAGTCGGCGGCGGCTGGCAGGTCCTGACGCGCCCCGAGTACACCGAGGCGATCGAGCGCGCGCAGATGGCGGTGCGCCCGCAGCGGCTCTCACCGGCGGCGTTGGAGACGCTGGCCATCATCGCCTACCGGCAGCCGATCGGCCGCGCCGAAGTCTCGGAGATCCGCGGCGTGGACGTGGGCGCGGTGATCAAGTCGCTGCACGAGCGCGGCCTCATCGACGTCGTCGGCCGCGCCGAGGGGCTCGGACGCCCGCTGCTCTACGGCACGACGGCGATGTTCCTCGAGCAGTTCGCCCTGCGGCACCTGGGTGAACTGCCGCGCGTGGACGAACTCGCCATCGCCCTGCGCAAGGACGGACAGCCACCGGTGATGGCGGTCGACGAGATCGACGGCGCTACGGCGGCTCCGGCCACCGAGCCGGCAGTCGAGGCCGCGGCGACTGAGGGCGTGCCGGCCGCGTGA